Proteins from a single region of Limibacter armeniacum:
- a CDS encoding integrase core domain-containing protein — protein MTEKYDPYQNAVAERVNGILKQEFIRGFQINDIQLMRKIIKQSIDIYNTEKTHLSCRMKTPKYMPQQRRG, from the coding sequence ATGACAGAAAAGTATGACCCTTATCAAAACGCAGTAGCTGAGCGGGTAAACGGCATACTTAAGCAGGAATTTATCAGGGGGTTTCAAATCAATGACATCCAGCTTATGAGAAAAATAATCAAACAGAGCATAGACATCTACAACACGGAAAAAACCCATTTATCCTGCAGGATGAAAACGCCAAAATATATGCCTCAACAGAGGAGAGGGTGA
- a CDS encoding glycoside hydrolase family 43 protein, translating to MKTINKVMVILGLLILGISCSDQTDEITPVNNEQPAAFWELTGNTVSHDPTLIKEANGLWWAFMTGQGIGVKYSSDGINWTQGTQVFPSELSWWRNYAPNMGSNDVWAPDIYYYRSRYWLYYSVSEFGTNNSAIGLVSCSSIVGGDWRDDGVVVSTSSGVNAANAIDPNIFQDANGKAWMVYGSWFDGIKVVRLKDADMKPTGTHYSIAKKSGGIENPCIVYYNGYYYLFVSTGVCCNGTSSTYKIAYGRASSLSGPYYDKSGVNMLSGGGTVLDAGNSRWVGPGAQDVYRRSGNYVIIRHAYDALDSGTPKMLISDLYFVDGWPTY from the coding sequence ATGAAGACGATCAACAAAGTGATGGTAATCTTAGGGTTACTCATCCTGGGCATTTCATGCTCAGACCAAACTGATGAAATCACACCTGTAAACAATGAGCAACCAGCTGCCTTCTGGGAACTCACCGGCAACACTGTCTCACACGATCCTACCCTTATCAAAGAAGCCAACGGCCTGTGGTGGGCCTTTATGACAGGACAGGGCATTGGGGTTAAATACTCCTCTGACGGCATCAACTGGACACAAGGGACACAGGTCTTTCCATCCGAACTGTCATGGTGGAGAAACTACGCGCCCAACATGGGTTCCAATGACGTCTGGGCTCCTGATATCTACTACTACCGCAGTAGGTACTGGCTGTATTACTCTGTCTCTGAGTTTGGTACCAACAACTCTGCTATCGGGCTTGTCTCCTGCTCCAGCATTGTCGGTGGAGACTGGAGAGATGACGGCGTAGTGGTCAGCACTTCTTCAGGTGTAAACGCTGCCAATGCCATTGACCCAAACATTTTTCAGGATGCAAATGGCAAAGCCTGGATGGTCTATGGATCTTGGTTTGACGGTATCAAGGTCGTCAGACTCAAAGACGCTGACATGAAACCCACAGGTACTCACTATTCCATTGCTAAAAAGAGTGGCGGTATCGAAAACCCTTGTATTGTGTACTACAATGGCTACTATTACCTGTTTGTGTCGACTGGTGTTTGCTGCAATGGCACAAGTAGCACTTACAAGATTGCCTACGGTCGTGCCTCAAGCCTGTCAGGACCGTACTATGACAAGAGTGGTGTCAACATGCTGAGTGGTGGCGGTACTGTTCTGGACGCTGGTAACTCCAGATGGGTTGGCCCTGGTGCACAGGATGTGTACAGACGTAGTGGCAATTATGTAATAATTCGCCATGCCTATGATGCACTGGACAGTGGCACCCCAAAAATGCTGATCAGCGACCTGTATTTCGTTGATGGCTGGCCTACTTACTAA
- a CDS encoding alpha-amylase family glycosyl hydrolase: MKLTCSFLTIMILSLLMIGCGTESGKKTEAEPHQIQQLEEEVFYLIFPRSFHDSNGDRIGDLNGVTQKLDYLQELGVTSIIMTPLYPSIYYHNYFTHDFEGIDEEFGTMADYLNMVREIHRRGMKSKRT; this comes from the coding sequence ATGAAACTCACTTGCTCCTTCCTCACTATTATGATCCTCTCTTTGCTTATGATCGGGTGTGGAACAGAGTCCGGAAAGAAAACAGAAGCTGAACCTCACCAAATACAGCAGTTAGAGGAAGAGGTTTTCTACCTAATATTCCCAAGGAGTTTTCATGACAGCAATGGTGACCGGATCGGAGACCTGAATGGGGTTACCCAAAAACTCGATTACCTTCAGGAACTTGGGGTTACGTCCATTATAATGACGCCCTTGTATCCTTCCATTTATTACCACAATTACTTCACGCATGACTTTGAAGGGATTGATGAGGAATTTGGAACCATGGCAGACTACTTGAATATGGTCAGGGAAATACATCGGCGGGGAATGAAATCAAAACGCACGTGA
- a CDS encoding metallophosphoesterase, producing MKLKIISDLHQEFGFNDLSFDNADIAILAGDIHVGIKGIEWIINKITDIPVIYVLGNHEYYKGAYPKTLNKIKALSEGTNVHVLENESVEIGNTTFHGATLWTDFSLYGNPRQYGIICQSKMNDYHKIRRDPSYSKLRTIDTFRIHNQSVLWLENSLSNTTTKSNIVVTHHAPSIKSLPDIFKDNPLSAAYASNLEGLINTYQPDYWIHGHIHTPTRYHIGHTEVICNPHGYIDEKYNGYDSNLILEID from the coding sequence ATGAAGCTAAAAATCATCAGTGATTTACATCAGGAATTTGGATTCAATGACCTTTCCTTTGACAATGCGGATATTGCGATTCTGGCAGGAGATATTCACGTTGGCATAAAGGGCATTGAATGGATCATCAATAAGATTACAGATATTCCTGTTATCTACGTTTTAGGAAATCACGAATACTATAAAGGTGCTTATCCCAAAACATTGAATAAGATCAAAGCCCTTTCGGAAGGAACCAATGTACATGTACTTGAAAATGAATCGGTAGAGATTGGCAATACAACCTTTCATGGCGCTACTCTATGGACTGATTTTTCATTGTATGGTAACCCAAGACAGTATGGCATTATTTGCCAAAGCAAGATGAACGACTACCACAAGATTCGTCGAGACCCTTCCTATTCAAAACTAAGAACCATTGATACATTCAGAATTCACAACCAATCCGTTTTATGGTTGGAAAATAGCCTGTCTAACACTACTACAAAATCAAACATTGTCGTAACACATCATGCACCAAGCATAAAATCATTACCCGATATATTTAAGGACAATCCTTTATCAGCTGCTTATGCCTCAAACCTGGAAGGGCTTATCAATACCTATCAGCCAGATTACTGGATTCATGGGCATATCCATACCCCAACAAGATACCACATTGGACATACAGAGGTGATCTGTAATCCACATGGTTATATTGACGAAAAGTATAATGGTTATGATAGTAATTTGATTTTGGAAATCGACTAA